The Medicago truncatula cultivar Jemalong A17 chromosome 4, MtrunA17r5.0-ANR, whole genome shotgun sequence genome includes a region encoding these proteins:
- the LOC11444054 gene encoding GPI mannosyltransferase 2 isoform X2, with protein MFQTKSNLDHHEPLVLKSAIYSRILLITLIIFFRILASPYDTSASLNPPCLTATTTTTPNETHRSPIASSIENGIIWDSVYFIRAAECGYEYEQSYAFLPLLPLFISFFSPHRSLLALSSYLINNLAFVLAALYFYRLSIAILKDPEIALRATILFCFNPASIFYSSIYSESLYAILSLGGVYYFVSGRNNLAVLLLALSGLARSNGVLNAGYVCFQTMHRAYHALFQNKNFTLALQIIIVGAFRSACIFAPFVAFQAYGYYNMCVGRFPDEIRPWCKARVPLLYNYIQSHYWGVGFLRYFQLKQLPNFLLASPILSLAFFSIVHYAKSRPRIFFSLGFDTTIEEKSCDVMFLSEDLSRSKVAGSVEKSSVRIEGRGRM; from the exons ATGTTTCAGACGAAATCAAACCTTGATCATCACGAACCATTAGTACTAAAATCAGCAATATATTCAAGAATTCTTCTAATCACCCTAATCATCTTCTTCCGAATCCTAGCTTCCCCTTACGACACTTCCGCATCCCTAAACCCACCTTGCCTCaccgccaccaccaccaccactccAAACGAAACTCACCGTTCACCCATAGCTTCCTCCATCGAAAACGGCATCATTTGGGACTCCGTTTACTTTATTCGTGCCGCTGAATGTGGCTACGAATATGAACAATCCTACGCCTTTTtacctcttcttcctcttttcatttcctttttctctccTCATAGATCTCTTCTCGCTCTCTCTTCTTATCTTATCAATAATCTCGCTTTTGTTCTAGCTGCTCTTTACTTTTACAG ACTTTCCATAGCTATCTTGAAGGATCCTGAAATCGCTTTACGAGCTACAATTTTGTTCTGCTTTAATCCTGCTTCTATATTTTATTCATCAAT ATACTCGGAGAGTTTGTATGCTATTCTTAGTCTTGGAGGAGTGTACTACTTTGTATCTGGAAGAAATAATTTGGCTGTTCTTCTTCTGGCTCTCTCTGGTTTGGCAAGGTCTAATGGGGTGCTTAATGCTGGCTATGTCTGTTTTCAGACTATGCATCGGGCTTATCATGCCCTCTTTCAAAATAAGAATTTTACT TTGGCTTTGCAGATTATTATTGTTGGGGCTTTTCGCAGTGCATGTATATTTGCTCCATTTGTAGCCTTCCAGGCTTATGGCTACTACAATATGTGTGTTGGGCGTTTTCCTGATGAGATTAGGCCTTGGTGCAAGGCGAGGGTGCCATTACTTTACAATTATATTCAAAGTCATTATTG GGGTGTAGGTTTCTTGAGATATTTTCAGCTGAAACAGTTGCCTAACTTCCTTCTTGCATCTCCAATCCTGTCTCTGGCGTTTTTCTCAATTGTTCACTATGCTAAGTCAAGGCCTCGGATCTTTTTCTCGCTTGGTTTTGACACTACAATTGAAGAAAAGAGCTGCGACGTTATGTTTTTGTCTGAGGATCTCTCAAGGTCCAAAGTAGCTGGCAGTGTGGAGAAATCCTCTGTTAGAATAGAAG